A region of Pongo pygmaeus isolate AG05252 chromosome 15, NHGRI_mPonPyg2-v2.0_pri, whole genome shotgun sequence DNA encodes the following proteins:
- the LOC129012646 gene encoding olfactory receptor 11H12, with product MCLSTLQVSGPMNVSEPNSSFAFVNECILQGFSCEWTIQIFLFSLFTTTYALTITGNGAIACALWCDWRLHTSMYMFLGNFSFLEIWYVSSTVPKMSVNFLSEKKTISFAGCFLQFYFFFSLGTSECLLLTVMAFDLYLTICRPLHYPNIMTGHLCAKLFILCWVCGFLWFLIPIVLISQMPFCGPNIIDHVVCDPGPLFALACVSAPRIQLFCYTLSSLVIFGNFLFIIGSYTLLLKAVLGMPSSTGRHKAFSTCGSHLAAVSLFYDSLMVMYVSPGLGHSTGMQKIETLFYAVVSPLFNPLIYSLRNKEIKAALRKVLGSSNII from the coding sequence ATGTGTCTCTCGACCTTGCAGGTCTCTGGCCCAATGAATGTCTCTGAGCCAAATTCCAGCTTTGCTTTTGTAAATGAATGTATACTCCAAGGTTTCTCTTGTGAGTGGACAATTCAGATCTTCCTCTTCTCACTCTTCACTACAACATATGCACTGACCATAACAGGGAATGGAGCCATTGCTTGTGCCCTGTGGTGTGACTGGCGACTTCACACTTCCATGTACATGTTCCTGGGAAATTTCTCCTTTTTGGAGATATGGTATGTCTCTTCTACAGTTCCCAAGATGTCGGTCAACTTCCTTTCAGAGAAAAAAACCATCTCCTTTGCTGGATGTTTtctccaattttatttcttcttctctttgggTACATCTGAATGCTTGCTTTTGACTGTGATGGCCTTTGATCTGTACCTTACTATCTGCCGTCCCTTGCACTATCCTAATATCATGACTGGGCATCTGTGTGCCAAATTGTTCATACTGTGCTGGGTTTGTGGATTTCTGTGGTTCCTGATCCCCATTGTCCTCATCTCTCAGATGCCCTTCTGTGGTCCAAACATTATTGACCATGTTGTGTGTGACCCAGGGCCACTATTTGCATTGGCTTGTGTCTCTGCCCCAAGAATCCAACTGTTTTGCTACACTCTAagctcattagttatttttggtAACTTCCTCTTTATTATTGGATCCTATACTCTTCTCCTGAAAGCTGTGTTAGGCATGCCTTCAAGCACTGGGAGACATAAGGCCTTCTCTACCTGTGGGTCTCACTTGGCTGCAGTATCACTGTTCTATGACTCTCTTATGGTCATGTATGTGAGCCCAGGACTCGGACATTCTACGGGGATGCAGAAAATCGAAACTTTGTTCTATGCTGTGGTGAGCCCACTCTTCAATCCCCTTATCTATAGCCTCCGCAATAAGGAGATAAAGGCAGCCCTGAGGAAAGTTCTGGGGAGTTCCAACATAATCTAA